In Sphaerospermopsis torques-reginae ITEP-024, the genomic window CAAGTAGGCGACAACAGCAGTGGGAATGGCATATAACGGATAAACTAGCAAAACGAAAATTATACGGAACCTTGGATTGGAGGGGTTTTTCATACTCATTAAATTTGATATTCGTTCAAAAAGACTACTTTTTGTCGAATAGATTGATTTACCAGTATTTTTTGTATCAACCTCAATAGAAACTCCAGTATATATATAGGGAGTATAACCAGCTCTTGCAAGACGGCGGCTAAATTCATAGTCCGCCCCATAATGAGGCAACCATTTATCTGCAACTAAACCGACTTTAGTCAGTGTTTCTGCTGGGAAGATAATACATCTTGTAGGCAAATACTCCACTTTAATCAGTAAATTACTCTCTAGATCATTAGCATTAACACCTGCATAAGGGTGGCGAGTCAAAGTTGCTAGCCAAGACTTAATTTGAACGCCACTGGAAATTACATGGTGATCAGAGGTACAAATAGCCCCAATTTGACAATTTCTATGTTTAATAGCTTCTTCAAGTAGCAGACTTACAATGTCATGAGTAAATTTAATATCAACATTCGATATCAGTACCCAATCGTCTGGTTGATAATCCTTTAGAACAGCGTTTAGTCCCCTATTGACAGTTGCACTCCAAAATTCATCAGCCTGTCCATACACTTCACTAATTTCATAATCTGTCAAAACTTTGTATTTTTCAATTATTTTGGAAGTTTCATCCCCTGGATTGGCATTGACAATAATCAATTTAAAAGGTCTATACCTAATGTTCTCACAAGATTTTAGAAAATCAGCAACTTTTTCAGGCTCCCTGTAAGTTGGGACACAAGCAATTACTCTGTGAGGTATCATAACTCAAATTTAATAGTCAGTGAAAGGTGTAAAATCTATGTAAAAGTGTAATTTTATCTCAAGTCAGAGAATCACCTCTGACAAAAATTGCATCAACCTGTAGTGTTCGTCCATCAGATTTATCTGTAAAACCAGGCAGGATGGCGTATAGTATAAATCCATTGTCACTCAGGCGTTCTATTATTTCCATCCAAAGATGTTGAGACTCGTATAATGGAAATAAGGAAAGTTCACACAGAATACCTTTGAAAAGATTTAAACAATTATCACAACCATTTAAAACTTGCCATTCAAACCCCTGAGTATCAATTTTGAGAAAACTACCTTTTGAGTTTTTTAGGTATGGAGATATGATTGAGTCTAACTTAAAAATGTTTACTGTTTCCTTTCCTGTTATCTTACTTTTTGGTTCAGCATTTGTGTGTAATTGGGTGATTGTTAGTATTGAACTAGAAACAGAATTATGAGAAATATTTAAGTCTACCTGTCCATCATAATCACCAATAGCACACCGCTGATACACATCCCATGATGGATCTCTTTTAGCCGATGTCACTAATTTACTGTGAGCCGAGAGCAGAGGTTCAAAACTCACAATTTTACCTGAGTAACCAAAGTATCTAATTTCAGATGCAAACTGACCTTCATTAGCTCCAATATCTATAACCAAATCAATCTCAAATTTTTTTAAGATACAAGCAACTTGTAGATCTGGATTGGATCGGGGAGAGAGTTTGTCTAATTGTAAGTTGATAGTGTTGAATAGTCTTTGAATTACTCGAATTAAGATTATGCGTAGGTTGTATAACATATTGACAATTTTTTGTGTAATTTCAATTTTTGACGGCTTAATTTATCGTCGGATTGAGTTAGTTGTAAACTTCAATATCATAACAATATCTATAAAAATATAGGATATTATTTGTTTACATGAGAGGCTCAATCCATATTTACCAAATAAGATGATACATAGTTTTAATCGTGTGAAGAAATTAGTTTCCAATTCAACCTTCAAGGTATCCCTAGAACGCTCATATAAACCCTGAGTTTTAATATCCCAAAGTCCTTGATTTAATAAATACTTTTTCATTTCTTCAAGATAAGGCACTAACCTTTGCCTGAGAAATAAATACCTTTTTTTGAAATCGCTAAATGATCTTCGCTGATATAATCCATAGCTGTTATCAGAATGTTGTCGATAGTAATTTAGTGGTTCATGTAAGTAACCTATTTGTCCGTGAATTACAGCTATGAAGTTAAACCAAAGATCTTCATAAGGTAAATTACTGGGAAACGGATATATTTTTTCTGCCAGATCTCTGGTAAACAGAATAGAACCGCCGGGAAATCCTCCCCCATTAATTACTCTTTCCAGAGTAATTAGGTTAGGAATACTTTTGAAAAGTACAGGACGATCAATTAGACAAAAATTGTTCTCATCAACCATGTATGAATTTGAATATACAATACTGACCTTATTTTCGATCAAGTAGTCAACTTGAGTTTTAATGCGAGAGTAAGCAGCATAATCATCACCACCAGTAATAGCTATATACTTGCCAACACTTTGTTCAAAAGCAGAATTTTGTGCAACTACCTTGCCACGATTGACGGGAAAATGAATGACTTTGACATTATTACAACTCAGTGAGTATTCGTTAAGTATTTGTGCGGTTTTGTCAGTAGATCCATCATTGACTACGATTATTTCTATATGTTTGTAAGATTGGCAAAGAAAGCTTTCTATTGCCTGACCAATGAAGCGTTCTTCATTAAAAGCTGTAATTATTACAGACACTAACTCATCCCCAGTTTCCACTGCATCTTCTTCCATAACAAAGTAAATCTCTGATAAATTGCCAATTATTGAAACTTTGTTTTCTCCTTGTCAAGAACATGTTTTCATTTTTGTTGCAATAAGTTGTGGTTCTTCAGTACATAGTATGCTAAATTATTAGAATAAAAAAGCTAAATCCGAGGAAGAAGAATATCAAAACCATTGATATAGTTGACTTGGGAGACCAAATTGTTGTTGACTGTAAGAGAGAATGTTAAAAATTGGGTGAATTTACAGTCATGAATAGAAAACCGGGAATTAAAATCTTAACAGATCTTCTGGTTATAAAGGATATCAAAGGAATTTCACATCGTCAACATGAAGGGATAGGAATAATATTACAGGTCGAAGCAAATAAAAAAGAAAGTATATGTCCTCGTTGTGGAACAAAAAGTCAGAGATTACATCATGCCAAATGCTCAAGTAGTGGCGGATAGATTTCATGTAATGGTACAAATAAACAAAGAGTTAGATACAGCCAGAAAACGAGAAAAAAGAAATGTAGAGAATGCCCTTAAAAACTCAAAAAATCAACAAGAGAAAGTAGCGAAAGAGAAAATATTAGAGGGATTGAACAAAAGTAAGTATGTGTTATTGAAGAATGGGAAAGACCTAAATGATGAGCAAAAAATCAAGCTCAATCAAGTAAAACAAGTCTCCCCCTCTCTGAAAATAATGTACGAATTAAAAGAGAAAATTCGGCGAATTTTTGACAAAACTCAGGATTGGTTAAAGGGTCTATATAAACTTAGTATATGGTTGCTAAGAGCTAGAGATCATTATCCCACCAGCCATAACACCATTGTCCGTTGGTTAGATGAGATTATTGCCTACTTTGATCATCGTACAAACAGGGGTGTTGTTGAATGTATCAATAACAAACTCAAGTTGATTAAACTTTTTGCTTATGGATTTAGAAATTTCAGTAATTTCCGAGTTAGATGCTTACTCACTAGGAGATTTAAATATTAGTTTAGCATACTATGTACTGAAGAACCTAAGTTGCAAGTTCATACCGATCATGAAACCATCTTTGTATAAGGAATTGAGCAAAATTTACCATGCTCCAGCTTGAGTGGCTTGGCGGAGTAAATCTAACCAATCCTGATCATTTTTCCTTTTTAGGTAAAATTAGCTTCCTGACGAGTACGGATGAAAGTAAAAGCCGTAACATAATATACTAAAAAGTCATATGTACCTAAAAAAAGTATGCTATCCGTGAATGCTCTGAAAGTAAATGTGATTAAAATCAACAGGAGTAATTTATTACGATTAAGCAGTTTGACCATAGCCCCTAGCATCAAAAACATAAATATAATGCTTGCTATTCCAAAGCTAGCATGGAAGGCAATAAACGAGTTGTGATAATTGGAATTAAAGCTAATAACACTGGAATCATATTCTGGATTTGTTCCAAAAAGAAATCTTGTCATATTCATTTGACTAATGTAAGTATTCCATATATACTCTCGACCATCACTATCTGATAACCCTTTGGTCTCTAGACGATAGAAATAATGACTAATATCATATATTGTGTTCCCAATATCACCTCCGTTACTAAGAAAAAACATGAATAAAATACCGAGAAAAGTCATAAAAATATAGAATTTAGTATTTTTCCTGTTTTCATAGAAAGTTAATAACAAAATGCCAATGAGTAAAATAAAGCTACAGATAATACCAGACCTACCGTATGACATAACTGAGAAAATGACAGTCATTACCGCGGGTAAAACTTGTGTTTTTAACCGTGCTTTGTCACTAACTATATAAATAATTACAGAGTAAACCATCAATAGCCAAGAAACAGTATTGCGACTTGAATTTAAAAAGATTTCATTAGGGTCTATCCCATTGTAAAAGTAATATGTAAAGTAAGCAACCACAAATCCAAATAATAAATAAGTGAATGGCAATACAAAACCTGCTAAGGGTCTTCGTAGTAAAAATAAAACTATACCAATATTTGATAATATATTCGCAGAACCTAGGAATGATTCCCTATCGTTAACTAGCACATTGAGCAAAAATCCTAATAATAAAACCCCAGTTAATTGATAAACAAATTGATAACGTCTACTAAGGTAAAGAGTTTCAATGATCAAAACTGATAATCCTATGATTATAGGAAAACGTGAGAAATTTTCAGCTCCATTTGCTGTTTGGATATAAGCTATCAATCCCAAGAGAATATAAAGGCAAAATAAACCACTTAATAAGGTATTTAGGGAAAATATTGCCCTAGTCTTACTGTGATATTGATATTGAAAACCCAGTTTCATAATTGATTCGCCCGACTTACTTAGATGGATATGAAAAATTAGTGGATGTCATTATCCGTCGAATGAATTGTAAACAAGTAGAGTCAACCGCCCCACTCACAAGGTGATGGGGTCTTACGCGCAATCAATAAAGTATATTATATATATTACTATTATTGCTTATAAATTCGACCCAGCATCCATTCTACTGCTGAATTCCAGTCAGTATCAGTATTGCCACTAGTTCTAAAAGGATGACTAGAATGGCTGACGGTAGTCACCCATTTAACAATCATACCTGTGTCAAAATCTCCTAATTCTGCAAATCCTAATTCACGCAAGTCTGGGAACCAGCAAGAATGAGAGCCATTCGGTTTTAATGTGGGACACAGTAGTAAAGATTTAACTGCCATGAAGGCAGCTTCGTAGGCAGTCATGCTACCCATAGTTACATGACCAGCACAGTAACTTAAAATCAAGGGTAGGGGAAGCACGGAACTTTCTCGCCATTCGCAGTTGGGATGGTTTTGAATCAACTTATCCAAGAAACGACGATGATGATTATATTTCTTCTGTCTTAATTGGACTGGATGTAACCTGAATAACCAAAATACAGTATCACGGGTTTGCTCCACAGCATCTATTACCTGATCGGGAATGAGTCCATTGTTTAAAATCCCCGCGAACTCAGTATAAGGTCCATGATCCCCATCGTAGCCCCACTGCAAGGAAACTAGGATGATGGTTTTATCTGCCGGTAACCAAGTAGGTTTCTGTAGCCACTCTGGGGGCAATTTTTTCCTGGATTCTTCGTTGAGAAGCCTGCGAAAGAATGGATGGGGTATTTGCTTGACCTCAATACCTTGGGAATGCAGGGTACTAAAGGTTTTGCTACTGACATCATCTAGGGATAAAATTCCCGTTGGTAAGTTGCAAAGTGGTTTCTGATCCCAACCCCAAGGTACTGTAGTATAACCAATACCATGCAATAACTCCACTACAGGAATACTTCTGCATCTAGCAGCCCGACACATTGCATCTGGGGAACCAATGGTAATTACGCAACTAGGTTGTGTAATATCAAATAGCTCATGATAAAAAGTGTCGGGATTACTCAACGGTAATTTTGTATTCTTACTGAGATTGATTGATGATAAAAATGGGAAAACTTTACATATTTTTGTGTATATCACGATCAGTAGAAACCTGCGATTACCAGATGCAGGATTTCCCCAGGCTTTGTTACCTGTCAGAACTGAAAATGGATGGGCAAATTGTCGGCATACCCACCCTTTATCCATGAGGTCTTCTGATACACTATCAATTAACTTGGAATATGGTAGTCCATCCAGAGTATCTCCACGATTCACATCATGGCAGCATAGAAGAACATCGCACTTACCAAGGGACTGGTAAGTGTCTGGAAATCTAGCAGATAAAAATTTAGTTAAATAATTTTTGATTAACTTAAAGTATTTTTTCATTAGACCAATCTAGCTTGTTGGGTAATAAGCTGTTGTGCATTTAATTTGTATAAGTGAAACAGGCAAGGTGCCTGTTTCACAAGAGTTCAGAATATTAAGATTATAATTATACTATTTAGCTGTGTAAGAGCTTACCTCACAGTCGTGTATAGGGTCGCACTATCGCTGTTTTGCCCTGTGCTAAGTATGAATATTCCCAATATCTAATTTCCCATGATTTTTTTCTATAATCAGTTCGGCCATATCCAGGTCTAACTCGCTGTCGATATCTAAGGATCTGTGTAAGGGCATAACATAAGCAAGGGTATCATGACTGAGGAAAGATTTACTTTCTTTTAACCAGTCGCACTGAGCTACATATACAGCACCGTTTAATTTATAAACCCGGGGTAAATCTTGTCTCCTGAGAAAGGATTGATCAATTTTAATTAATTGCTCCATGAGTCCATTTTCTGTGATGGTGTACATCCAATATGGGTTTTCCGTTACTTCTGTCACAGAAACACAACCACTAGCCTGAGCAGCAATGCATTTTTTTATACACCCATCTATATCATTTACTTGACGTAATGGAGAGGTGGGTTGTAGTAACACTACATAATCATATCCCGGTAAAACTTCTAGCGCGTGCAGTACCGGAGCTATTCCGGGGGTGTCATCTTCAGCTAACTCCATGGGACGCTGAAATGGCACTTCACAACCCCACTCCTTAGCTACTTTGATGATTTCTTCGTCTTCTGATGAAAGAATCAGTCGGTCTAGATAATGGGACTGTTTAGCTGCTTCAATAGTCCACGCAATTAGGGGTTTTTGTCCCACTGGTCTAATGTTCTTACGGGTTACCCCCTTGGAACCACCTCTGGCTGGAATAATGGCTAACACTGTTTTACCTTGAATCATAGCCACAAATTACCAATTTCTTGATTAGCTCTTTCTAAATCGCTCATCCTACCAATATCTAACCAATATTCCCGCAGGGGATAAGCAGCAGTGGTACGAGCAGCTGCAGCCAGTTGTTGAAACAGATTGGGCATATCAAAGAAAGTTCCACTAGGTAGATAATCTAATACATCTGGAGATAGGGCATAAATACCAGAGTTAACAAAGAAACGCTGTACGGGTTTCTCTTCTATGGAATCAATTTTTGTCCCATCCATACGCACAACACCATAGGGAACCTGGAAATCGTACTCACGTACCGCCATGGTGGCTACAACATTTTGTAGCTCGTGGAACTGGAGTAAATTATCAAACCGGGTGCGGGTTAGGATATCTCCATTCATCACAATCATCGGTAAATTGGGTTTCTCTGGTAATAGGGATAAAGCACCAGCGGTTCCCAAACGTTCTTTTTCCTGTAGGTAGGAGATTTGCACCCCCCAGCGATCGCCATTTTTAAAATAGTCTTCTATCATCTCGGCTTTGTAGTTAACAGAGAGAAATATCTGTTTAAAACCCTGTTCTGCAAAGCTTTCAACGATAATTTCTAAAATTGGTTTACCCCCTACTGTCAGCAGCGGTTTAGGACATTCTTTAGTTAAAGGATATAACCTAGTTCCTAACCCCCCGGCCATGATTACCACCCAGTTAGGTCGTTGCACTGCACCAATTAAGTCATCTAAGGTTGCTAAATCCACAACCTGATTTTCTGCGTTAATTAGTGGTAGGTGGTGGATCACTTGGCGGCGCATTAATGCCAAGATTTCACTACGGGGTATCCAAGCCAGAGCCGTAGTAGGTTGAGGATTCATCACCTCACAAACGGGAACATCTAGACTCTTTCCTGACAAGATAAAGCGGCGTATATCACCATCTGTAACAATACCCGCCAGGGTCTGATCAGGTTTTAAAACTAGTGCAACCTGAAGGGCTGATTTATCTATTTTGGCGATCGCCTCTTTCAGGGAAGTTTCCGGGGAAACCACAACATCTTGCCAGTTATTCATTGCAGAAAATCCTACTATGCCAGAAACTGTCTTAATATCTTGAGTCCTACCTCACCACTTTTTTCTGGATGGAATTGGCATCCAAAAATCTGATCTCGTGCAATCACTGCTGATATCGACACACCTCCGTAGATACAGTCAGCAACACGATGATTGATATCCACTGGGTTAGCCATGAAGGAGTGAACAAAATAAGTAGACTCCCCTGGTTCTAAGGTTTTAAGGATGGTATTTTGCCAACTTAGTTTGTTCCGAGAAATAACCAGGTTATTCCAGCCAATATGGGGGATTTTTTGAGGTTCTCCCGTGGTTGAAATATCAGGTATTGGTATTACTCGACCGGGAATTAACCCTAATCCCTGGGTCAGTCCAAATTCTTCACTTTCATCTAACAGCAACTGCATTCCTAGACAAATCCCTAGAAAAGGCGTGCCGCGTCTGGCAACTTCTTTAATAACTTCAATAAGCTGAAGCCTTTTTAACTCAGCCATAGCATTGGCAAATGCCCCCACTCCCGGGAGGACAACTTTTGAGGATGCTAAAATTAGTTCAGGCTGATTGGTAATATGTACTTCTGCTCCACAGTACTCTAGCCCCCGTTGAACACTCAGTAGATTACCCACACCATAATCAATAACTGTAACTTCATGGGGTCTCATAATGTCTGACCTCAATCCCGGATAATTCTGCTACTTGACGAATTTCGCCAATGGTAGAACGCTGATAATGCAAAATATCTGCCATTGCTACGGCATCAGCTTGCCCTTGTTGTACCACTTCAATTAAGTGTTGTGGGGTACCCATACCCCCGCTGGCAATCACCGGGACCGTAACTTCTTGAGTGACTGCCTTAACTAAAGCAACATCAAATCCTTTTCGGGTTCCTTCCCGATCTACGGATGTGAGCAAAATTTCACCAGCTCCTAAAGACACTCCTTTTTTCACCCAAGCAATCACATCCAGTCCTGTTCGCTCCCGGCCATTGTCGGTATAAACTTCCCAACGTTCATGGGCAATTTGTTTAGCTTCAATGGAAAGCACCATACATTGACTACCAAAACGACGAGCAATTTCTGTAATCAAGTTGGGATTGCTGACCACTGCTGTATTTACAGCTACTTTATCGGCTCCACAACGCAATAAATGGGTGGCATCATCTACTGAACGAATGCCACCACCAACAGTTATGGGCACAAATATGTTTTGAGCCGCACTTTCAATGATATGACTGAGATTATTGCGACCATAGAGACTGGCAACACAGTCCATGTAGATAAACTCATCTGCTCCCTGTCGGTAATAGCGTTGAGCATATTCGCTAGGTGAACCCATGACCCGCA contains:
- a CDS encoding nucleotidyltransferase family protein, with amino-acid sequence MNNWQDVVVSPETSLKEAIAKIDKSALQVALVLKPDQTLAGIVTDGDIRRFILSGKSLDVPVCEVMNPQPTTALAWIPRSEILALMRRQVIHHLPLINAENQVVDLATLDDLIGAVQRPNWVVIMAGGLGTRLYPLTKECPKPLLTVGGKPILEIIVESFAEQGFKQIFLSVNYKAEMIEDYFKNGDRWGVQISYLQEKERLGTAGALSLLPEKPNLPMIVMNGDILTRTRFDNLLQFHELQNVVATMAVREYDFQVPYGVVRMDGTKIDSIEEKPVQRFFVNSGIYALSPDVLDYLPSGTFFDMPNLFQQLAAAARTTAAYPLREYWLDIGRMSDLERANQEIGNLWL
- a CDS encoding acylneuraminate cytidylyltransferase family protein; amino-acid sequence: MIQGKTVLAIIPARGGSKGVTRKNIRPVGQKPLIAWTIEAAKQSHYLDRLILSSEDEEIIKVAKEWGCEVPFQRPMELAEDDTPGIAPVLHALEVLPGYDYVVLLQPTSPLRQVNDIDGCIKKCIAAQASGCVSVTEVTENPYWMYTITENGLMEQLIKIDQSFLRRQDLPRVYKLNGAVYVAQCDWLKESKSFLSHDTLAYVMPLHRSLDIDSELDLDMAELIIEKNHGKLDIGNIHT
- a CDS encoding glycosyltransferase family 2 protein, yielding MIPHRVIACVPTYREPEKVADFLKSCENIRYRPFKLIIVNANPGDETSKIIEKYKVLTDYEISEVYGQADEFWSATVNRGLNAVLKDYQPDDWVLISNVDIKFTHDIVSLLLEEAIKHRNCQIGAICTSDHHVISSGVQIKSWLATLTRHPYAGVNANDLESNLLIKVEYLPTRCIIFPAETLTKVGLVADKWLPHYGADYEFSRRLARAGYTPYIYTGVSIEVDTKNTGKSIYSTKSSLFERISNLMSMKNPSNPRFRIIFVLLVYPLYAIPTAVVAYLLRSFIEISFDKHRIVSIFGKHERGFSE
- the hisF gene encoding imidazole glycerol phosphate synthase subunit HisF, whose translation is MRKIRLIARLDIKGPNLIKGIHLEGLRVMGSPSEYAQRYYRQGADEFIYMDCVASLYGRNNLSHIIESAAQNIFVPITVGGGIRSVDDATHLLRCGADKVAVNTAVVSNPNLITEIARRFGSQCMVLSIEAKQIAHERWEVYTDNGRERTGLDVIAWVKKGVSLGAGEILLTSVDREGTRKGFDVALVKAVTQEVTVPVIASGGMGTPQHLIEVVQQGQADAVAMADILHYQRSTIGEIRQVAELSGIEVRHYETP
- the hisH gene encoding imidazole glycerol phosphate synthase subunit HisH — protein: MRPHEVTVIDYGVGNLLSVQRGLEYCGAEVHITNQPELILASSKVVLPGVGAFANAMAELKRLQLIEVIKEVARRGTPFLGICLGMQLLLDESEEFGLTQGLGLIPGRVIPIPDISTTGEPQKIPHIGWNNLVISRNKLSWQNTILKTLEPGESTYFVHSFMANPVDINHRVADCIYGGVSISAVIARDQIFGCQFHPEKSGEVGLKILRQFLA
- a CDS encoding FkbM family methyltransferase, whose translation is MVIDIGANEGQFASEIRYFGYSGKIVSFEPLLSAHSKLVTSAKRDPSWDVYQRCAIGDYDGQVDLNISHNSVSSSILTITQLHTNAEPKSKITGKETVNIFKLDSIISPYLKNSKGSFLKIDTQGFEWQVLNGCDNCLNLFKGILCELSLFPLYESQHLWMEIIERLSDNGFILYAILPGFTDKSDGRTLQVDAIFVRGDSLT
- a CDS encoding glycosyltransferase family 2 protein, with protein sequence MEEDAVETGDELVSVIITAFNEERFIGQAIESFLCQSYKHIEIIVVNDGSTDKTAQILNEYSLSCNNVKVIHFPVNRGKVVAQNSAFEQSVGKYIAITGGDDYAAYSRIKTQVDYLIENKVSIVYSNSYMVDENNFCLIDRPVLFKSIPNLITLERVINGGGFPGGSILFTRDLAEKIYPFPSNLPYEDLWFNFIAVIHGQIGYLHEPLNYYRQHSDNSYGLYQRRSFSDFKKRYLFLRQRLVPYLEEMKKYLLNQGLWDIKTQGLYERSRDTLKVELETNFFTRLKLCIILFGKYGLSLSCKQIISYIFIDIVMILKFTTNSIRR
- a CDS encoding O-antigen ligase family protein encodes the protein MKLGFQYQYHSKTRAIFSLNTLLSGLFCLYILLGLIAYIQTANGAENFSRFPIIIGLSVLIIETLYLSRRYQFVYQLTGVLLLGFLLNVLVNDRESFLGSANILSNIGIVLFLLRRPLAGFVLPFTYLLFGFVVAYFTYYFYNGIDPNEIFLNSSRNTVSWLLMVYSVIIYIVSDKARLKTQVLPAVMTVIFSVMSYGRSGIICSFILLIGILLLTFYENRKNTKFYIFMTFLGILFMFFLSNGGDIGNTIYDISHYFYRLETKGLSDSDGREYIWNTYISQMNMTRFLFGTNPEYDSSVISFNSNYHNSFIAFHASFGIASIIFMFLMLGAMVKLLNRNKLLLLILITFTFRAFTDSILFLGTYDFLVYYVTAFTFIRTRQEANFT